A single genomic interval of Cervus elaphus chromosome 19, mCerEla1.1, whole genome shotgun sequence harbors:
- the POFUT2 gene encoding GDP-fucose protein O-fucosyltransferase 2, which produces MAALAVVFLLLWAASWPSASASGDEFWPGQSAADILSGAASRRRYLLYDVNPPEGFNLRRDVYIRIASLLKTLLKTEEWVLVLPPWGRLYHWQSPDIHQVRIPWSDFFDLPSLNRNIPVIEYEQFIAESGGPFIDQVYVLQGYAEGWKEGAWEEKIDSRPCIEPPLYSQDKHEYYRGWFWGYEETRGLNVSCLSVQGSASIIAPVLLRNTSARSVMLDRAENLLHDHYGGKEYWDTRRSMVFARHLRAVGDEFRSRYLNSTDVADGIPFEEDWTRMKVKLGSSLGGPYLGVHLRRKDFIWGHREDVPSLDGAVRKIRSLMKAHQLDKVFVATDAVRKELEELRRLLPEMVRFEPTWEELELYKDGGVAIVDQWICAHARFFIGTSVSTFSFRIHEEREILGLDPKTTYNRFCGDEEKACEQPTHWRIAY; this is translated from the exons GTACCTTCTGTACGATGTCAATCCCCCCGAGGGCTTCAACCTCCGTAGAGATGTCTACATCCGCATCGCCTCCCTCCTGAAGACTCTGCTGAAGACGGAGGAGTGGGTGCTGGTGCTGCCCCCCTGGGGCCGCCTCTACCACTGGCAGAGCCCCGACATTCACCAGGTCCGGATTCCCTGGTCCGACTTCTTTGACCTTCCAAGTCTCAACAGAAACATCCCCGTCATTGAGTATGAGCAGTTCATCGCAG AGTCTGGCGGGCCCTTCATCGACCAGGTCTATGTCCTGCAAGGCTATGCGGAAGGCTGGAAGGAGGGGGCCTGGGAGGAGAAGATTGACAGCCGGCCCTGCATCGAGCCGCCACTGTACTCTCAGGACAAGCACGAGTATTACAG AGGATGGTTTTGGGGTTACGAAGAGACGAGGGGTTTAAACGtttcctgtctgtctgtccaggGATCGGCCTCCATCATCGCGCCTGTGCTATTGAGAAACACGTCTGCACG GTCTGTGATGTTGGACCGAGCCGAGAACCTCCTCCACGACCACTACGGTGGGAAGGAGTACTGGGAC ACCCGGCGCAGCATGGTGTTCGCCAGGCACCTGCGGGCGGTGGGGGATGAGTTCAGGAGCAGGTACCTCAACTCCACGGACGTGGCCGATGGAATCCCCTTCGAGGAGGACTGGACCCGGATGAAG GTCAAGCTGGGCTCCTCGCTGGGGGGCCCATACCTGGGCGTCCACCTGAGGAGGAAAGACTTCATCTGGGGGCACCGGGAGGACGTGCCCAGCCTGGACGGGGCCGTGCGGAAGATCCGCAGCCTCATGAAGGCCCACCAGCTGGACAAGGTGTTCGTGGCCACAGACGCCGTCAGGAAGG AGCTGGAGGAGTTGCGGAGGCTGCTGCCTGAGATGGTGCGGTTCGAGCCCACATGGGAGGAGCTGGAGCTCTACAAGGACGGGGGCGTGGCCATCGTGGACCAGTGGATCTGCGCGCACGCCCG GTTTTTTATTGGCACATCGGTCTCCACGTTCTCCTTTCGAATTCACGAGGAGAGGGAGATCCTGGGCTTGGACCCCAAGACAACATACAACCGGTTCTGCGGGGATGAGGAGAAGGCGTGTGAGCAGCCCACTCACTGGAGGATTGCGTACTGA